Proteins found in one Bremerella volcania genomic segment:
- a CDS encoding EamA family transporter gives MNWFYWSLLAALFAGITAVLAKAGTSGIDPNLATAIRTTVVLVLAWGIVFATGMPAWGSLSGSAILFLTLSGLATGASWLCYFQALSVGQASSVAPVDKLSVVFAIALAAIFLGEKLAWQHWVGGVLIVAGAALIAWR, from the coding sequence ATGAACTGGTTTTACTGGTCGCTTTTGGCTGCCTTGTTCGCTGGCATAACGGCCGTACTGGCCAAAGCGGGAACCAGCGGCATCGATCCGAACCTGGCGACGGCCATACGAACGACCGTCGTCCTGGTGCTGGCCTGGGGGATCGTCTTTGCCACCGGCATGCCGGCTTGGGGCTCTCTTTCGGGCAGTGCGATCCTGTTTCTTACGCTATCCGGCCTGGCGACCGGAGCTTCGTGGCTATGCTACTTTCAAGCTCTCAGCGTAGGGCAAGCGTCGTCGGTGGCCCCGGTCGACAAGCTAAGCGTTGTCTTTGCGATCGCGCTAGCCGCGATCTTTCTGGGTGAGAAGCTCGCGTGGCAGCACTGGGTTGGTGGCGTGCTGATCGTGGCCGGCGCGGCACTGATTGCCTGGCGGTAG
- a CDS encoding DUF1559 domain-containing protein: protein MTTYDKLRSGFTIVELLVVLAIIGLLIALLLPASRTSREASRRMQCQNNLKQLGLSVHNYHDTFESLPSCSSGDRPEATEMTDSGYRRSGLIALLPFVEQGTLYETIMAPLTVDGQTYPALGPDPWVEAYAPWTTQLHDFNCPSDQYDGARPLGTTNYVFCIGDTPRIYHSGESQRGAFSPGRWTHMRDITDGTSNTMMLGEIAVEMNVVAQSLEQLSNAEICSGEKRESDRRDLASHARGYSWADGAAGPAMFNTILPPNRPSCGLSGTEAVDGLFSLASYHAEGAHVVLADGSTRYVTDDVDTGDLSQAPLPANSQQPSPYGVWGALGSIAGGEDHSF, encoded by the coding sequence ATGACTACCTACGACAAACTACGGAGTGGGTTCACGATTGTCGAGTTGTTAGTGGTGCTGGCGATTATCGGGCTGCTGATCGCTTTGCTGCTGCCGGCGTCGCGAACCTCGCGTGAGGCGAGTCGCCGGATGCAGTGCCAGAACAATCTGAAGCAGCTTGGCCTGAGCGTGCATAACTATCACGATACGTTCGAGTCGCTGCCGAGTTGTTCGAGCGGCGACCGACCGGAAGCCACCGAGATGACCGATAGCGGCTATCGCCGGAGCGGTTTGATTGCCCTGCTGCCGTTCGTGGAACAGGGGACGCTGTACGAAACGATCATGGCTCCCTTAACGGTCGACGGTCAGACCTATCCGGCGCTGGGGCCAGACCCGTGGGTCGAAGCGTACGCGCCATGGACGACGCAGCTTCACGATTTCAATTGTCCTTCCGATCAATATGACGGTGCCCGGCCGTTGGGAACGACCAATTATGTGTTCTGCATCGGGGACACGCCCCGCATTTACCATTCAGGCGAAAGCCAACGCGGGGCGTTTTCGCCAGGGCGTTGGACTCACATGCGCGATATCACGGATGGCACCTCGAACACGATGATGCTCGGGGAGATCGCCGTTGAAATGAACGTGGTCGCTCAGTCGCTGGAGCAGCTATCCAATGCCGAGATTTGTTCCGGCGAAAAAAGGGAGTCGGATCGACGCGATCTTGCCTCGCACGCACGCGGCTACAGCTGGGCCGATGGGGCCGCGGGTCCGGCGATGTTCAATACGATTCTGCCACCCAATCGCCCCAGCTGCGGTTTGAGCGGAACCGAAGCGGTCGACGGGCTCTTCAGCTTGGCAAGTTATCATGCGGAAGGGGCTCATGTCGTCTTGGCGGATGGCTCGACACGGTACGTGACCGATGACGTCGACACGGGCGATCTCAGCCAGGCCCCGCTCCCAGCCAATTCCCAGCAGCCCAGTCCGTATGGGGTTTGGGGTGCCCTGGGAAGTATCGCTGGCGGGGAAGATCACTCGTTTTAG
- a CDS encoding DUF2306 domain-containing protein has protein sequence MARTYYPGGLARLESHRITSSEAALGRGIVKPHGSSSRYRILKALAAGVVVLLLSKVLVSVVSEYVNYFPPNFDAVFLLGREESFRGIYPPAFYTHIIASPIAILLAAYLMVSGKRKSHGTWHRRLGKAQLFLVLGLVAPSGFVMAFWAFTGPIAGVGFAMQAIATALTVAMAARYAMQRNFPLHQRWATHCFLLLIAPLFFRIAAGILIVTDTESFAAYQANAWLSWVVPMVAYEVIRWRKKRNAMKRKTTPDMQLQEA, from the coding sequence GTGGCCCGCACGTACTACCCGGGTGGCCTCGCTCGTCTTGAGTCTCATCGGATCACCTCGTCGGAGGCGGCACTTGGCCGCGGGATCGTGAAGCCGCACGGCTCGTCATCGCGTTATCGAATCCTGAAAGCACTCGCCGCAGGCGTCGTCGTGCTGCTGCTGAGCAAGGTGCTTGTATCGGTCGTGTCCGAGTACGTGAACTACTTTCCCCCCAACTTCGACGCCGTCTTTCTGTTGGGGCGGGAAGAGTCGTTTCGCGGCATCTACCCGCCGGCCTTCTACACGCACATCATCGCTTCGCCGATCGCCATCCTACTGGCCGCTTACTTGATGGTCAGCGGCAAGCGGAAATCGCACGGTACCTGGCACCGGCGTCTGGGCAAGGCTCAGCTGTTTCTCGTGTTGGGTCTGGTCGCACCAAGCGGCTTCGTCATGGCGTTCTGGGCATTCACCGGGCCGATTGCGGGAGTCGGATTCGCCATGCAGGCGATCGCCACCGCGCTGACCGTCGCCATGGCGGCCAGGTACGCGATGCAGCGGAACTTCCCGCTTCATCAACGCTGGGCCACGCACTGCTTTCTGCTGCTGATCGCTCCCCTGTTCTTCCGCATTGCGGCTGGCATTCTGATCGTCACCGATACCGAAAGCTTCGCTGCCTACCAGGCCAATGCCTGGCTCAGCTGGGTCGTGCCGATGGTCGCCTACGAGGTCATCCGCTGGCGTAAAAAACGCAATGCGATGAAGCGAAAAACAACCCCCGACATGCAACTGCAAGAGGCCTAG
- a CDS encoding SulP family inorganic anion transporter, with amino-acid sequence MHKPEPLRQQWFGNVPKDLLAGLVVALALIPEAIAFSIIAGVDPKVGLYASFCIAAVSAFVGGRPGMISAATGAMALVMVTLVKEHGLQYLLAATILTGLLQIAAGYFKLGVLMRFVSKSVITGFVNALAILIFMAQLPELIGVPWIVYPMVAAGLAIIYLFPYLTKAVPSPLIAICVLTVVSIMCGFQIRTVGDMGQLPDSLPVFLLPEIPWTWETLQIIFPVSVTLAVVGLLESLMTASIVDEMTDTHSDKNQECVGQGCANILAGFLGGMAGCAMIGQSVINVKSGGRGRLSTLCAGVFLLILIVFLGEYVSMIPMAALVSVMIMVSIGTFKWESLKNLVLHPKSSSAVMVSTVVVVVATHDLAQGVLVGVLMSGFFFAHKVGQILNVEGEMHECNTGKTYNVTGQVFFASADRFFNSFDYQEKLDRVHIDVSAAHFWDITAIGALDKVIVKYRQKEIEVELIGLNEASALMVDRFAIHDKADAADQLSGH; translated from the coding sequence ATGCATAAGCCTGAACCTCTGCGTCAACAATGGTTTGGCAACGTACCGAAGGACCTGCTCGCAGGCCTGGTGGTGGCGTTGGCCCTGATTCCCGAAGCGATCGCGTTTTCGATCATCGCCGGGGTCGACCCGAAGGTCGGGCTTTACGCTTCCTTCTGCATTGCCGCGGTCAGTGCTTTCGTCGGCGGCCGGCCGGGCATGATCTCGGCCGCGACCGGGGCGATGGCCCTGGTCATGGTCACGCTGGTCAAAGAGCACGGCCTGCAGTACCTCTTGGCCGCTACTATTCTGACCGGGCTGCTGCAGATCGCCGCGGGTTACTTCAAGCTGGGCGTCTTGATGCGATTCGTCTCGAAGTCGGTGATCACCGGCTTCGTGAACGCGCTGGCCATCCTGATCTTCATGGCACAACTGCCGGAACTGATCGGCGTGCCATGGATCGTTTACCCCATGGTGGCCGCCGGGCTGGCGATCATCTACTTGTTCCCGTACCTGACCAAAGCGGTCCCCTCGCCGCTGATTGCCATCTGCGTGCTGACGGTGGTTTCGATCATGTGCGGCTTCCAGATCCGCACGGTCGGCGACATGGGACAACTGCCTGACAGCCTGCCGGTGTTTCTGTTGCCGGAAATCCCTTGGACGTGGGAAACGCTGCAGATCATCTTCCCGGTCTCGGTTACCTTGGCCGTGGTGGGTTTGCTCGAATCATTGATGACCGCGTCGATCGTCGACGAAATGACCGACACCCACAGTGACAAGAACCAGGAATGCGTCGGTCAAGGGTGTGCCAACATCCTGGCTGGTTTCCTGGGTGGGATGGCTGGTTGTGCGATGATCGGGCAATCGGTGATCAACGTGAAGTCAGGCGGCCGAGGCCGTCTGTCGACGCTGTGTGCTGGGGTTTTCCTGTTGATTCTGATCGTGTTTCTGGGAGAGTACGTCTCGATGATTCCCATGGCCGCGCTCGTCTCGGTGATGATCATGGTTTCCATTGGCACGTTCAAATGGGAATCGCTGAAGAACCTGGTGCTGCATCCGAAAAGCTCGAGCGCCGTGATGGTCAGCACGGTGGTGGTCGTCGTCGCGACGCACGACCTGGCCCAAGGGGTGCTGGTCGGCGTGCTGATGTCTGGCTTCTTCTTCGCCCACAAGGTCGGTCAGATTCTGAACGTCGAAGGGGAGATGCACGAATGCAACACCGGAAAGACCTACAACGTCACCGGGCAGGTCTTCTTCGCCTCGGCCGATCGCTTCTTCAATTCATTCGATTACCAAGAGAAACTCGACCGAGTCCACATCGACGTCAGCGCCGCTCACTTCTGGGACATCACGGCGATCGGGGCGCTCGACAAGGTGATCGTGAAGTATCGCCAGAAGGAAATCGAAGTCGAACTGATCGGCCTGAACGAAGCGAGCGCCCTGATGGTCGACCGCTTTGCCATTCACGACAAGGCGGACGCAGCGGACCAACTGTCCGGGCACTAG
- a CDS encoding DUF1559 domain-containing protein, with protein MKTVNRGFTLVELLVVIAIIGVLIALLLPAVQQAREAARRMTCSNHLKQIGLALHNYHDTFQSLPPGGLWANDMPWVTPAPASPNPYRGGVFTSLLPFIEQASLHNQIDFTNSTNVHDQWADSPANTIRVRQVIIEAYQCPSDTHGGLIPGTTNAAHNYSANYGPSGVGSTGNPNCSCAQGAVFNGFKIDNKHNQDNPAGPFTRGGNRYCGKFSETTDGLSNTIYFGEVRSDCSVHARNGWSHSNNGSGLVNTLIPINTDTCHDPADAPGGDTCYAKCNWNLEFGFRSMHPGGAQFVHGDGSVAFRAETIDHDAYQRLGQRDDGQPVNLN; from the coding sequence ATGAAGACTGTGAATCGCGGTTTCACGCTCGTGGAGCTCTTGGTCGTCATCGCTATCATTGGCGTCTTGATTGCCCTGCTGCTACCTGCCGTCCAACAAGCTCGTGAGGCTGCCCGACGTATGACGTGCAGCAACCATCTGAAACAGATCGGCCTGGCCCTGCACAACTATCACGACACGTTTCAATCGCTGCCTCCTGGCGGCCTTTGGGCGAACGACATGCCTTGGGTGACGCCGGCCCCTGCGTCCCCCAACCCGTACCGTGGCGGCGTGTTCACCAGTCTGTTACCGTTCATTGAACAGGCTTCGCTTCACAACCAGATTGACTTCACCAACAGCACCAACGTTCACGATCAGTGGGCCGACAGTCCGGCGAATACCATTCGCGTGCGACAGGTCATCATCGAAGCGTACCAATGCCCCAGCGATACGCACGGAGGTCTGATCCCCGGTACGACCAATGCCGCCCACAACTACTCGGCCAACTACGGCCCGTCTGGGGTTGGCAGCACCGGCAATCCGAATTGCTCGTGTGCGCAGGGCGCTGTCTTTAACGGATTCAAGATCGACAACAAGCACAATCAGGATAACCCTGCTGGCCCCTTTACCCGGGGTGGCAATCGCTACTGCGGCAAGTTCAGCGAAACGACCGACGGGCTATCGAACACCATCTACTTCGGCGAAGTTCGTTCCGATTGCTCGGTGCATGCTCGCAACGGATGGTCTCACTCCAATAACGGCAGCGGCCTGGTGAACACATTGATTCCGATCAATACCGATACCTGCCACGATCCGGCGGATGCCCCGGGCGGCGATACTTGCTATGCGAAGTGCAACTGGAATTTGGAGTTCGGGTTTCGCTCGATGCACCCAGGCGGCGCCCAGTTCGTGCATGGTGATGGCTCGGTTGCCTTTCGCGCCGAAACGATCGACCACGACGCCTACCAGCGTCTTGGCCAGCGAGACGACGGCCAGCCGGTCAATTTGAATTAA
- a CDS encoding carboxypeptidase-like regulatory domain-containing protein, with amino-acid sequence MHKRTSALMMSICLGLGTALLGCSGNGMLPVEGTVTLDGQPLDGAAISFVPAEGGRPSTGQTDDQGHFTLASYTAGDGVPPGEYKVTVVKLDTRRQAEAAPVEEGTEADQQVMGNIEQAVKFLTPMKYSSPATTDLKVEVKANMEPVQIDLKSGR; translated from the coding sequence ATGCACAAGCGAACTTCTGCGCTGATGATGTCGATCTGCCTGGGTCTGGGCACCGCTTTGCTAGGCTGTTCCGGCAATGGAATGCTGCCAGTCGAAGGGACCGTCACACTCGATGGCCAGCCACTTGACGGCGCCGCGATCAGTTTCGTGCCGGCCGAAGGTGGTCGTCCTTCGACGGGGCAAACCGACGATCAGGGTCACTTCACGCTCGCTTCGTACACCGCCGGCGATGGCGTGCCCCCAGGCGAGTACAAAGTAACCGTCGTCAAGCTGGATACCCGCCGCCAGGCCGAAGCGGCCCCTGTGGAAGAAGGTACTGAAGCGGACCAGCAGGTGATGGGCAACATTGAACAGGCAGTCAAATTCCTCACGCCGATGAAGTATTCGTCGCCAGCGACGACCGATTTGAAAGTCGAAGTGAAAGCGAACATGGAACCGGTGCAGATCGACCTGAAGTCCGGCCGCTAG
- a CDS encoding M56 family metallopeptidase, with the protein MIEVLTDVIEYWSAAMWRASWHGAIAVSIAWLIDSRWQSMPATWRSWLWRLVFLKIVLALLPITLPIPVLPGPVPHVETQSLSVEHVNVVPSLEASRATPEAHFPNLQLMLFFTWIAGIGVCALSMHQDARNVRRRLEASRLTVGTAVVQHVQVIMKRLHLVSKPQIRVYDGSGSPCLVKRGNQPVVLLPARWLERCSSTELQLALAHELAHFIRKDLAWNRFVACCRSLFFFHPLVWVATQRYLAAQEIACDKMALSHSEGAPADYARLLVQLAEQPVVSLGGAAAMIGSISNLRERIAAMYRSHHSPPRAIAWALMCVGVLSLVPFSLAQQVEKPNQDQEMADNAVEKSKLGKRASASASASGGASGFGFGAGAGAGAGEGGRGNGRGLGAAASMSRSQSRAAVSVSLGEDDDENMPEMKGDRPNRDALPRNARMRPTRMKQTMMSGGPDASQSWKRTTEATLEGNEIKIVESDKEVSVSIKKRDGSEQVFVASTLNELAAKSPEAADLYKRLVKDSRTPARSPLSSSNSSLGKFPDARALMREQIESMKNDASGDAQLQGILNELDQLLD; encoded by the coding sequence ATGATTGAAGTACTGACCGATGTAATAGAGTACTGGTCGGCGGCGATGTGGCGGGCAAGTTGGCATGGGGCCATAGCCGTATCCATCGCATGGCTGATCGACTCACGGTGGCAATCGATGCCCGCGACGTGGCGTAGTTGGTTATGGCGTCTAGTCTTCCTCAAGATCGTTCTCGCCTTGTTACCTATCACGCTTCCTATTCCTGTCTTGCCCGGGCCGGTTCCCCATGTTGAGACGCAATCGTTGTCCGTCGAACATGTAAACGTCGTTCCCTCGCTAGAAGCGAGCAGAGCAACGCCTGAAGCACACTTTCCGAACCTTCAACTGATGCTCTTTTTCACCTGGATCGCCGGCATCGGAGTTTGTGCTCTTTCGATGCACCAAGATGCCCGAAATGTACGACGTCGCTTGGAAGCCTCCCGGCTGACCGTGGGTACCGCGGTTGTGCAGCATGTGCAAGTCATCATGAAAAGGTTGCACCTAGTATCCAAGCCGCAGATACGAGTCTACGACGGCAGTGGTAGTCCTTGTTTGGTCAAACGGGGAAATCAGCCGGTCGTGCTACTTCCCGCACGATGGTTAGAGCGGTGCTCCTCGACGGAATTGCAACTTGCTTTGGCTCATGAACTGGCACATTTCATTCGCAAAGACTTAGCTTGGAATCGTTTTGTTGCCTGCTGCCGTTCCTTATTTTTCTTTCATCCTCTTGTATGGGTCGCAACCCAGCGTTATCTGGCGGCGCAAGAAATAGCTTGTGACAAGATGGCGTTGTCTCATTCGGAAGGCGCTCCTGCGGATTATGCTCGCCTTCTAGTTCAACTTGCAGAGCAGCCGGTGGTATCCCTTGGAGGGGCCGCGGCGATGATAGGTAGTATTTCTAATCTCAGAGAAAGGATCGCGGCGATGTATCGCTCACACCATTCACCCCCCCGTGCAATTGCTTGGGCACTCATGTGCGTAGGCGTATTAAGCCTTGTGCCATTTTCACTTGCACAGCAAGTTGAAAAGCCAAACCAGGATCAGGAAATGGCAGACAATGCCGTCGAGAAATCAAAATTAGGAAAGAGAGCTTCGGCGTCAGCTAGCGCGTCTGGCGGCGCGAGCGGGTTCGGGTTCGGAGCCGGGGCCGGAGCCGGAGCAGGAGAAGGTGGCAGGGGCAACGGAAGGGGCCTCGGTGCAGCCGCATCGATGTCTCGATCACAGTCTCGAGCGGCTGTTTCGGTTTCCCTCGGAGAAGATGACGACGAAAACATGCCCGAAATGAAGGGAGATCGACCCAACCGTGATGCCTTGCCGCGTAACGCTCGAATGCGACCTACCCGGATGAAGCAAACGATGATGTCGGGCGGCCCCGACGCCAGTCAATCATGGAAGCGTACGACGGAAGCAACCTTAGAAGGAAATGAAATTAAAATCGTCGAGTCGGATAAGGAAGTCTCCGTTTCGATCAAGAAGAGGGATGGCAGCGAACAAGTGTTTGTCGCGTCAACTCTCAATGAACTAGCGGCTAAATCGCCTGAGGCCGCCGATTTGTACAAGAGACTGGTTAAGGATTCGAGGACGCCTGCAAGATCGCCCCTCAGCAGTTCAAATTCCTCGCTGGGAAAATTTCCCGATGCTCGGGCCCTCATGCGAGAACAAATCGAATCGATGAAAAACGACGCATCAGGTGACGCCCAGTTACAAGGCATCCTCAATGAGTTGGACCAGTTGTTAGACTAG
- a CDS encoding BlaI/MecI/CopY family transcriptional regulator, whose translation MTERKTLGKVELDLLQAVDQLQPVSVRTLAEHLASRTGQARTTVLTTLERLRKKGYLSRRSIKGVNHYSTRQSVTEILPRLVGEFVHKMLGGSVSPVVAYLQDRNLDAEELEQLKALVEELQARQSEAEEGS comes from the coding sequence ATGACGGAACGAAAAACATTAGGGAAAGTGGAACTTGATCTGCTCCAGGCGGTAGACCAGTTGCAGCCGGTTTCCGTAAGAACACTGGCGGAGCATTTAGCTAGCCGTACCGGTCAAGCTCGGACGACGGTCCTGACAACTCTTGAGCGATTGAGGAAGAAGGGATATCTTTCCCGACGTTCGATAAAAGGGGTCAATCATTACTCGACTCGTCAGTCGGTCACCGAGATTTTGCCGCGACTTGTGGGGGAGTTTGTTCACAAGATGCTCGGTGGATCCGTTTCTCCCGTCGTGGCTTATTTGCAAGATAGAAATCTAGATGCGGAAGAGCTTGAGCAACTTAAGGCGCTGGTGGAAGAACTTCAAGCCCGGCAGTCCGAAGCCGAGGAGGGGTCATGA
- a CDS encoding outer membrane protein assembly factor BamB family protein: MTATESDAATSDDWPRFRGPSGMGTSAATGLPLTWSESENIVWKTELPGSGASSPVTYGDHIYLTSYTGYLVPGQDRGSLDNLQRHVLALDRASGQIVWDKAVAAKLPEEENIRDHGYAANTCVADKSGVVAFLGKSGVIAYDHQGNQKWQADVGSNTNGWGTAASPLLVEDLVIINASIESESLVALDRATGERRWQAGGIREAWNTPIIVTADSGRKELVVARHGDVMAFDPATGDSLWTCKTGISWYMVPTGVAADGVVYFVGGRSGTAALAVRAGGSGDVTDTHRLWTSNAGTNVPSPIYHQGHLYYIDYNGSIAYCADAKTGEVVYQERLGRFDQVYASPVMAEGRIYYLARNGATLVVAARPEFQQSARNELSDGTRFDASPAVDGNRLLIRSGKYLYCIGRQ; this comes from the coding sequence TTGACAGCGACGGAAAGCGACGCCGCAACCTCTGATGATTGGCCCCGGTTTCGTGGCCCAAGTGGTATGGGGACGTCGGCGGCCACCGGTTTGCCGTTGACGTGGAGCGAGTCGGAGAACATCGTTTGGAAAACCGAACTCCCTGGCTCGGGAGCCTCGAGTCCCGTTACTTACGGTGACCATATCTACCTGACCAGCTACACCGGCTATCTGGTTCCCGGTCAGGACAGAGGGAGCCTGGACAACTTGCAGCGTCACGTGTTGGCGCTGGATCGCGCTTCGGGGCAGATCGTGTGGGACAAAGCCGTGGCTGCCAAGCTTCCTGAGGAAGAAAACATTCGCGATCATGGTTATGCTGCCAACACGTGCGTCGCTGATAAGAGCGGCGTGGTGGCGTTTCTCGGCAAGTCAGGAGTGATCGCTTACGATCATCAAGGAAACCAAAAGTGGCAAGCCGACGTAGGAAGCAACACCAACGGCTGGGGCACCGCGGCATCGCCGCTGCTGGTTGAAGACCTGGTGATCATCAATGCCAGTATCGAAAGTGAATCGCTGGTGGCGCTTGATCGAGCCACCGGCGAGCGGCGTTGGCAGGCCGGTGGTATTCGGGAGGCCTGGAACACGCCGATCATCGTCACCGCCGATTCCGGCCGAAAGGAATTGGTCGTCGCGCGGCACGGCGACGTCATGGCGTTCGATCCTGCGACCGGCGATTCGCTGTGGACCTGCAAGACCGGCATCTCCTGGTACATGGTGCCCACCGGTGTCGCGGCTGACGGGGTGGTTTACTTCGTCGGTGGTCGCTCTGGCACCGCGGCCCTCGCAGTGCGCGCTGGTGGCAGTGGCGACGTGACCGATACGCATCGCTTGTGGACAAGCAATGCCGGCACCAACGTTCCGTCGCCGATCTATCACCAAGGGCATCTCTACTATATCGATTACAACGGCAGCATCGCCTATTGTGCCGATGCGAAGACGGGAGAGGTGGTCTACCAGGAACGTCTGGGGCGGTTTGACCAGGTCTACGCTTCTCCTGTCATGGCTGAGGGGCGGATTTACTACCTCGCTCGCAATGGCGCCACACTGGTTGTCGCCGCACGGCCCGAATTCCAGCAGTCGGCCCGCAACGAGCTTTCCGACGGAACGCGCTTCGACGCCAGCCCCGCCGTCGACGGCAATCGCCTGCTCATTCGCAGTGGCAAATACTTGTACTGCATTGGAAGGCAGTAG
- a CDS encoding M28 family peptidase, translating into MTFDRAPIRKKLSTHVDRLAGLIGPRILAKPESITATIGYLSGQWKEMGYEVREETYESSDGPATNLVVEIPGKSARDVIVLGAHYDTVATTPGADDNASAVAVLLEASRLLKEVYPRKTIRFVSFACEEAPYMSLGSMGSQHHARQAKLRGERIAMLCLEMVGYFRHEPGSQKVPDTIPKFLHWIFPKRGNFLGAVGNLHSWQLSWSFRRGFKKASRMSLFSICLPEKIHEIRRSDNSSFWDEGYPALMLTDTSFLRNPNYHQPSDTPDTLDYDAMTEVALGVASALRKLAV; encoded by the coding sequence ATGACATTCGACCGCGCACCCATTCGCAAAAAACTCAGCACCCATGTCGATCGGCTCGCCGGTTTGATTGGTCCTCGGATTCTGGCCAAGCCTGAGTCGATTACGGCGACGATCGGATACCTTTCTGGACAGTGGAAAGAGATGGGCTACGAGGTGCGTGAAGAGACGTACGAGTCTTCCGACGGTCCGGCGACCAACCTGGTGGTGGAAATCCCCGGCAAGTCCGCCAGGGACGTGATTGTTCTGGGGGCCCATTACGACACGGTCGCGACCACGCCGGGTGCCGACGACAACGCTTCGGCCGTGGCGGTACTATTGGAGGCGAGCCGACTATTGAAAGAGGTCTATCCCCGAAAAACGATTCGCTTCGTCTCGTTTGCCTGCGAAGAGGCTCCCTACATGAGCCTGGGCTCGATGGGGAGCCAGCATCATGCTCGTCAAGCCAAACTGCGAGGGGAACGGATCGCGATGCTGTGCCTCGAGATGGTAGGCTACTTCCGTCATGAACCAGGCTCGCAGAAGGTGCCTGATACGATCCCCAAATTTCTGCACTGGATCTTTCCCAAGCGGGGGAACTTCCTGGGGGCGGTCGGCAACTTGCATTCGTGGCAGTTGTCGTGGTCGTTTCGCCGAGGGTTCAAGAAGGCTTCGCGAATGAGCCTCTTCTCGATCTGCTTGCCGGAAAAGATCCACGAGATTCGCCGCAGCGACAACAGTTCGTTCTGGGACGAAGGCTACCCAGCGCTGATGCTGACCGATACCAGCTTTTTGCGTAACCCGAACTATCATCAGCCCAGCGATACGCCTGACACGCTCGACTACGACGCGATGACCGAAGTCGCGTTAGGCGTTGCGAGTGCCTTGCGAAAACTGGCTGTTTAG
- a CDS encoding DUF4259 domain-containing protein has translation MGAWGYEIFDNDTACDWLDSLTVCDDLSWIETTLETSINAEDHLDVDQASEALAACEAIAHLRGRPGLHEASLDQLNRWVDRHKHLNTDHLVPLATQALARITSDDCQLKQQWQQTDQFEQWVATVEDVGRRIV, from the coding sequence ATGGGTGCTTGGGGGTACGAGATTTTCGACAACGACACCGCCTGCGACTGGCTCGACAGCCTGACGGTGTGCGACGATCTTTCGTGGATCGAAACGACGCTCGAAACGAGTATCAACGCCGAAGACCACCTCGACGTCGACCAGGCGAGCGAAGCCTTGGCGGCCTGTGAAGCGATCGCGCATCTCCGCGGAAGACCTGGCCTGCACGAGGCCTCGTTGGATCAACTCAACCGCTGGGTAGACAGGCATAAGCACCTCAACACGGACCACCTCGTCCCTCTGGCCACGCAGGCCCTGGCCCGCATCACCTCCGATGATTGCCAACTGAAGCAACAGTGGCAGCAAACCGATCAGTTCGAGCAATGGGTGGCGACGGTAGAAGACGTCGGTCGGCGCATCGTCTAG